Proteins from one Fragaria vesca subsp. vesca linkage group LG6, FraVesHawaii_1.0, whole genome shotgun sequence genomic window:
- the LOC101311779 gene encoding peroxidase 55-like, whose product MKMCRALLLMVVVVVMLVNMQGRGSEAQLVENFYSSSCPNVESIVKQAVSTKFSQTFTTIPATLRLFFHDCFVEGCDASVMITSPNGDAEKDSSDNLSLAGDGFDTVIKAKQAVEAQCPAVVSCADILALAARDVVVLGGGPDFNVELGRRDGLVSKASRVAGNLPEPSFDLKQLNTMFSKHNLTQTDVIALSGAHTLGFSHCNRFADRLYSFSSSSAVDPSLDPDYAKQLMSACPKDVDPRIAIDMDPRNSTNVDNVYYQNLVAGKGLFTSDEVLFSDSASQSTVVDFANSPGEFSGAFITAMRKLGRVDVKTGSEGEIRTDCTAFNS is encoded by the exons ATGAAGATGTGCAGAGCGTTACTGTTAATGGTGGTTGTGGTTGTGATGTTGGTTAATATGCAGGGAAGAGGATCAGAAGCACAATTAGTTGAAAATTTTTACAGCTCTAGCTGCCCAAACGTGGAATCCATCGTGAAGCAGGCAGTCTCTACCAAATTCAGCCAAACCTTCACAACAATTCCGGCTACTCTCCGACTCTTTTTTCATGACTGCTTTGTCGAG GGATGCGATGCCTCGGTCATGATAACATCACCAAATGGGGACGCAGAGAAGGACTCGTCGGATAATCTTTCGTTGGCCGGAGATGGATTTGACACCGTCATCAAAGCTAAGCAAGCCGTCGAAGCGCAATGCCCTGCCGTCGTTTCATGTGCTGATATTCTGGCTCTTGCTGCCCGCGATGTTGTAGTTCTT GGTGGAGGTCCGGACTTCAACGTCGAATTGGGACGTCGAGATGGACTAGTCTCCAAAGCCTCAAGGGTAGCCGGAAACTTGCCGGAACCATCATTTGATCTTAAACAACTCAACACCATGTTTTCGAAACACAACCTCACCCAAACCGACGTCATTGCATTATCGGGAGCACACACTCTAGGGTTTTCACACTGCAACCGCTTCGCCGACCGCTTGTACTCATTCTCGTCATCCTCCGCCGTTGACCCGTCGTTGGATCCCGACTACGCCAAGCAGCTTATGTCAGCTTGCCCTAAGGACGTGGACCCCAGGATAGCCATCGACATGGACCCTCGAAACTCCACGAACGTTGACAACGTCTACTACCAGAACTTGGTTGCCGGGAAGGGCTTGTTCACCTCAGACGAGGTTCTTTTCTCCGACTCGGCATCTCAGTCGACTGTCGTGGACTTTGCTAACAGCCCCGGTGAGTTTAGCGGTGCTTTCATCACTGCCATGAGGAAGCTCGGCAGGGTCGACGTTAAGACTGGGAGTGAAGGGGAGATTAGGACGGACTGCACCGCCTTCAATTCATGA
- the LOC101312568 gene encoding F-box protein At5g07610-like, with protein MMKRLKRCSSSSLPETIWDYDDIFSEILVRVPAQILLRFKCVSKNWLSFISDPKFCHLHTLRNPNPSASAVFCNLTRYISFIPLDLDHDRTTSTGSGSPSCNPLKFIANVCHDNIKIIQSCNGLFLCHPEIVLNSVIHRSDVRRVITPLYHYVLNPTTNQFTKLVPPAAAAATTTEPRIFGCALAFDPSKSPHYKVVFLWFRDEPTPCGWCSYHNIEIYSSETKSWSLVNSSFETQGQISYQDGVYCNGAVHWVGRICEMAYYHLDEERVGLVDGLPRCEENWETREYRYFKESSDSHLHLIDIYSPCFTKFEVLEMGRDYSGWFVKYNVDLDLLCTAYPRFKVFCVLFLAKGENEEESSSLLLHAPGKVFSYNVKSNTFKSFDLTPQAGVGQRSNYRYMESLACV; from the coding sequence ATGATGAAGAGACTAAAACGCTGCAGCAGCAGCAGCTTACCAGAAACCATATGGGACTATGATGATATCTTTTCGGAAATCCTTGTCCGTGTTCCAGCTCAAATTCTGCTCCGCTTCAAATGTGTCTCCAAGAATTGGCTCTCTTTTATCTCTGACCCCAAGTTCTGTCACCTTCACACCCTTCGGAACCCGAACCCTTCCGCTTCCGCGGTCTTTTGCAATCTCACCAGATACATTAGCTTTATCCCTCTTGATTTGGATCATGATCGCACTACTAGTACAGGGTCTGGTTCACCCAGCTGCAACCCTCTGAAATTCATTGCGAACGTATGTCATGACAACATCAAGATTATCCAGTCCTGCAACGGCCTCTTCTTGTGCCATCCTGAAATTGTACTGAACTCTGTTATCCACAGGTCGGACGTGCGGCGAGTTATTACACCTCTTTATCATTATGTTCTCAATCCCACAACCAACCAGTTCACCAAACTTGTTCCTCCAGCTGCTGCCGCCGCCACTACTACTGAACCCCGAATCTTCGGCTGTGCTTTGGCTTTTGACCCTTCCAAATCACCTCATTACAAGGTGGTCTTCCTTTGGTTCCGTGATGAACCAACTCCATGCGGCTGGTGCAGTTACCATAACATAGAGATATATTCTTCTGAGACTAAAAGTTGGAGTCTTGTCAATTCTTCTTTTGAAACTCAAGGTCAAATTTCCTACCAAGATGGGGTATACTGCAACGGTGCAGTTCACTGGGTTGGCCGGATTTGTGAGATGGCATATTATCACTTAGATGAAGAGCGTGTTGGATTGGTTGATGGTCTTCCTCGTTGTGAGGAGAACTGGGAAACTAGGGAGTATAGATACTTTAAGGAGTCTAGTGACAGCCATTTGCATCTTATTGATATTTATTCGCCTTGTTTTACTAAATTTGAAGTGTTGGAGATGGGAAGAGACTACTCTGGGTGGTTTGTCAAGTACAATGTGGATCTTGATCTTTTATGCACCGCTTACCCACGCTTTAAGGTGTTTTGTGTTCTCTTTCTTGCTAAAGGGGAAAATGAAGAGGAAAGTTCATCTCTGTTGCTGCATGCTCCTGGAAAAGTCTTCTCTTACAATGTTAAGAGTAACACCTTCAAATCTTTCGACTTAACACCTCAAGCCGGTGTTGGTCAGCGTAGTAATTATCGATATATGGAGTCCTTGGCTTGTGTGTGA
- the LOC101312858 gene encoding F-box protein At5g07610-like, producing MVKRLRCCSSSRLPETIWDYEDIFSEILVRVPARILLRFKCVSKHWLSFISDPKFCHRHTLRNPNPSASAVFCNLSRSIGFIPLDFDHYRTTSTGSGSPSCNPLKFIANLCHDNIKIIQSCNGLFLCYPEIVLNSIIHDSDVLRATRPLYHYVLNPTTNQFSKLIPPAAAAATTTRPRIFGYALAFDPSKSPHYKVVFLWNVDDSSSTGWCSYHHIEIYSSETKSWRLLNSSFETQGQISYKGGVYCNSTVHWVGDDSEMAYYHIEEDRVGFVDGFPYSEEKNWETREHRYFKESSDGHLHLIDIYWPCSTKFEVLEMGRDYSGWFVKYTVDLDPLFTAYPWIQAFVVLFLAKGQNEEEGSSLLLHDCGKVLSYNLKSHTFKSIDLTPQAGVDDTSSLRVGQSNHRYMETLACV from the coding sequence ATGGTGAAGAGACTTAGATGCTGCAGCAGCAGCAGGTTACCAGAAACCATATGGGACTATGAAGATATCTTTTCGGAAATCCTTGTTCGTGTTCCAGCTCGAATTCTGCTCCGCTTCAAATGCGTCTCCAAGCATTGGCTCTCTTTTATCTCTGACCCCAAGTTCTGTCACCGTCACACCCTTCGTAACCCGAACCCTTCTGCCTCTGCCGTCTTTTGCAACCTATCCAGATCCATTGGTTTTATCCCTCTTGATTTCGATCATTATCGAACTACTAGTACAGGGTCTGGTTCACCCAGCTGCAACCCTCTGAAATTCATTGCCAACCTATGTCATGACAACATCAAGATTATCCAGTCCTGCAACGGCCTCTTCTTGTGTTATCCTGAAATTGTACTGAACTCTATTATTCACGATTCCGATGTGCTACGAGCTACTAGACCTCTTTATCATTATGTTCTCAATCCCACAACCAACCAGTTCTCCAAACTTATTCCTCCAGCTGCTGCCGCCGCCACTACCACTCGACCCCGAATCTTCGGCTATGCTTTGGCTTTTGACCCTTCCAAATCGCCTCATTACAAGGTGGTCTTCCTTTGGAACGTTGATGACTCAAGTTCTACAGGCTGGTGCAGCTACCATCACATAGAGATATATTCATCTGAGACTAAAAGTTGGAGGCTTCTCAATTCTTCTTTTGAGACTCAAGGTCAAATTTCCTACAAAGGTGGGGTATACTGCAACAGCACAGTTCATTGGGTGGGCGATGATTCTGAGATGGCATACTACCACATAGAAGAAGATCGTGTTGGATTTGTTGATGGTTTTCCTTATTCTGAGGAGAAGAACTGGGAAACTAGGGAACATAGATATTTTAAGGAGTCTAGTGACGGCCATTTGCATCTCATTGATATTTATTGGCCTTGTTCTACTAAATTTGAAGTGTTGGAGATGGGAAGAGACTACTCTGGGTGGTTTGTCAAGTACACTGTGGATCTTGATCCTTTATTCACTGCTTACCCATGGATTCAGGCATTTGTTGTTCTCTTTCTTGCTAAAGGTCAAAATGAAGAGGAAGGTTCATCTCTGTTGCTGCATGATTGTGGAAAAGTCTTATCTTACAATCTTAAGAGTCACACCTTCAAATCGATTGACTTAACACCCCAGGCCGGTGTTGATGATACTTCTTCTCTCCGGGTTGGCCAGTCTAATCATCGATACATGGAGACCTTGGCTTGTGTGTGA
- the LOC101312073 gene encoding zinc finger protein 511-like encodes MAMELELGFPYWKALRRKFGPESPFFSSGNIERELLVKQLALDLTEDEKRELRSFVDVEGRGVFCPIVGCGARLICLEDFEDHYNARHSASCSVCSRVYPTSRLLGIHVSEAHSSFFQAKVARGDPMYECLVEGCDLKLKSYKSRQQHLVDKHKFPTSFEFYKKAPPSKKRRQKNQRKQAFVKKADASDMEVENEVIDDTNHSRKQKKNQRKQANLKKPDASNMDVGNEDIDNLASAVSKLSTSDSSPSSISFGRRPTRGLTFVPRAVQREKKPDST; translated from the exons ATGGCGATGGAATTAGAATTAGGGTTTCCGTACTGGAAAGCCCTCCGTCGGAAGTTTGGTCCTGAATCTCCGTTCTTCTCCTCCGGCAACATCGAAAGGGAGTTGCTCGTCAAACAG CTTGCGCTGGATTTGACTGAAGATGAGAAGCGAGAGCTTCGGAGTTTCGTGGATGTGGAAGGCAG GGGTGTTTTCTGTCCCATTGTTGGTTGTGGAGCGAGATTGATTTGCTTGGAGGACTTTGAAGATCATTACAATGCTCGTCACTCTGCATCTTGCTCTGTGTGCTCTAGAGTCTATCCGACGTCCCGCCTGCTCGGCATTCATGTTTCTGAAGCACACAGTTCTTTCTTTCAGGCCAAAGTCGCGCGTGGTGATCCCATG TATGAATGCCTCGTAGAAGGCTGTGATTTGAAATTGAAGAGCTATAAAAGCAGGCAACAGCATCTGGTGGATAAGCATAAATTCCCCACTTCATTTGAGTTTTACAAGAAGGCTCCTCCTTCCAAAAAGCGCAGGCAGAAGAATCAAAGAAAGCAAGCTTTTGTTAAGAAGGCAGATGCATCTGATATGGAAGTGGAAAATGAAGTCATTGATGACACTAATCATTCGAGAAAACAGAAGAAGAATCAACGGAAGCAAGCAAATCTTAAGAAACCTGATGCTTCTAATATGGATGTTGGAAATGAAGATATCGATAATCTTGCTTCTGCTGTCTCCAAGTTAAGCACTTCAGACTCCAGCCCCTCATCCATCAGCTTTGGTCGTCGACCCACTCGTGGCCTGACGTTTGTTCCTAGAGCTGTTCAACGGGAGAAAAAACCAGACTCCACATAG
- the LOC101312366 gene encoding LOW QUALITY PROTEIN: protein transport protein Sec61 subunit gamma-1-like (The sequence of the model RefSeq protein was modified relative to this genomic sequence to represent the inferred complete CDS: inserted 2 bases in 1 codon): protein MDAIDSVFEXLREFSKDSVRLVKRCHKPDRKEFTKVAIRTAIGFVVMGFVGFFVKLIFIPINNIIVGAA, encoded by the exons ATGGACGCCATAGATTCAGTGTTTGA CTTGAGAGAATTCTCCAAGGACAGCGTTCGCTTGGTCAAACGCTGCCACAAACCCGACCGGAAAG AGTTCACAAAGGTGGCGATCCGTACGGCCATCGGGTTCGTGGTGATGGGATTCGTTGGCTTCTTTGTGAAGCTCATCTTCATCCCCATCAATAACATCATCGTCGGAGCTGCCTAG
- the LOC101312654 gene encoding 50S ribosomal protein L27, chloroplastic-like, with protein MAVASMSFNLVGAFRGMALSSSFSTSSSSSSSFFRGDLGSLQLGPKLSLSTTQRRLPLTIQNAHKKGAGSTKNGRDSKGQRLGVKIYGDQVAKPGAIIIRQRGTKFHAGKNVGLGKDHTIFSLIDGLVKFEKFGPDRKKVSVYPREIQPENPNSYRVRKRENFKLQREKKKARKEAYILQNKPQLVLASADNGAENNALC; from the exons ATGGCGGTCGCGTCTATGAGTTTCAACCTAGTCGGAGCATTCAGAGGGATGGCTCTGAGCTCAAGCTTCTCAACCTCCTCTTCTTCGTCCTCCTCTTTCTTCAGAGGTGACTTGGGTTCCCTACAGTTGGGTCCAAAGCTGTCATTGTCTACAACCCAACGGAGATTGCCGTTGACGATTCAAAACGCTCACAAGAAAGGAGCTGGGAGTACCAAGAACGGTCGCGATTCCAAAGGCCAAAGGCTCGGCGTTAAGATTTACGGCGACCAGGTGGCCAAGCCCGGCGCTATCATCATACGTCAGCGTGGCACCAAG TTCCATGCGGGGAAGAATGTAGGGCTCGGCAAGGACCATACCATCTTCTCCTTGATAGATGGCTTGGTTAAGTTTGAGAAGTTCGGACCAGACAGGAAGAAG GTGAGTGTTTACCCTCGGGAGATACAGCCTGAAAACCCCAACAGCTACAGGGTTAGGAAGAGGGAGAACTTCAAGCTACAACGCGAGAAAAAGAAAGCAAGAAAGGAAGCCTATATCCTTCAGAACAAACCACAACTGGTTCTTGCATCTGCAGATAATGGTGCAGAGAACAATGCTCTTTGTTGA